The proteins below are encoded in one region of Styela clava chromosome 4, kaStyClav1.hap1.2, whole genome shotgun sequence:
- the LOC120326764 gene encoding carbohydrate sulfotransferase 11-like, with protein MAESRGTYLCYIIAFVALCQTCKLVWITTSTVGNTKEESRTFNAKLELSAEQKSRLKTIERECEKYDEELKLKSRKDAIPHMIVDDERRILFCDIPKVASSNWKRVFIDDLKIKVNGSSNIRDVHAKRLLPDLRYYTPEEQDYRLKNYFKFMFVRHPFERLLSAYRNKLENREIEWIPSTKHSVDYEGNYYHEKEVIMRVKTEGPNNKNTISFSKFVDTLTDPGYRMKHYNTHWKQYHKLCHPCFIRYDFIGKLETLPEDLAVIHNATGLYLEKWLHEKERTTSPTLLNKYYKTLHPDKIAHLLSMYDIDLAMYEYDKF; from the exons ATGGCAGAATCTAGAGGGACTTATCTTTGCTATATAATTGCCTTTGTGGCGCTTTGCCAAACTTGTAAACTGGTCTGGATTACTACATCAACAGTTGGAAATACAAAAGAGGAATCGAGAACTTTCAATGCAAAATTAGAATTATCAGCTGAACAAAAAAGTCGTTTAAAGACAATTGAAAgagaatgtgaaaaatatgatgAAGAGCTGAAACTCAAAAGTAGGAAAGATGCTATTCCGCATATGATCGTGGATGACGAAAGAAGGATACTGTTCTGCGACATTCCGAAg GTTGCGAGCAGCAACTGGAAACGAGTCTTCATTGACGACCTCAAGATTAAGGTCAATGGTTCTTCAAACATACGAGACGTACACGCAAAAAGACTTCTTCCAGATTTGCGATACTACACCCCGGAAGAACAAGATTATagactgaaaaattatttcaagtttATGTTTGTGCGTCATCCATTTGAACGATTACTATCTGCCTACAGAAATAAGCTGGAAAATCGTGAAATAGAATGGATACCATCTACTAAACACTCTGTGGATTATGAAGGGAATTATTATCACGAAAAAGAAGTTATTATGCGAGTTAAAACGGAGGGACCTAataacaaaaatacaatttctTTTAGTAAATTTGTAGATACGCTAACAGACCCTGGGTATAGGATGAAGCATTATAACACTCATTGGAAACAATATCATAAACTATGTCATCCTTGCTTCATAAGGTATGATTTCATAGGAAAATTGGAAACGCTTCCTGAGGATCTTGCCGTTATTCACAACGCAACAGGTCTTTACTTGGAAAAATGGCTCCATGAAAAAGAGAGGACGACTTCGCCGACTCTTTtgaacaaatattataaaacgtTGCACCCTGATAAGATAGCACATCTACTGAGTATGTATGATATAGATTTGGCAATGTATGAATACGAcaaattttaa